Proteins co-encoded in one Halorussus lipolyticus genomic window:
- a CDS encoding ring-cleaving dioxygenase gives MPSDVPGIHHVTAIASDPSENLEFYTRTLGLRLVKRSVNQDDVSVYHLFYGDYGGSPGTSMTFFPYEGAQQGQVGTGQVSTTAFLIPGESVGFWVERLADAGVDADDPRERFGDTVIPFRDPDGLHLELVAREDAPAGDPPDGPVPDEHAIRGFFGVTLSLESAEPTADLLETMGFRETDSERHCRRYEADGELGYVVDVYEDPQAQRGRPGAGTVHHVAFQVTREDQPEWREMLTSHGLRPTEIIDRKWFESVYARTKGGVLFEFATKEPGYTVDEDIEELGQRLVLPEWLEDRRDEIEANLPALPTGGSGE, from the coding sequence ATGCCATCCGACGTACCCGGCATCCACCACGTCACGGCCATCGCCAGCGACCCGAGCGAGAACCTCGAATTTTACACGAGGACGCTCGGACTGCGACTGGTCAAGCGGAGCGTGAATCAGGACGACGTGTCGGTCTACCACCTGTTCTACGGTGACTACGGCGGGAGTCCCGGAACCAGCATGACGTTCTTCCCCTACGAGGGCGCACAACAGGGGCAAGTCGGCACCGGACAGGTCAGCACGACGGCCTTCCTGATTCCGGGCGAATCAGTCGGTTTCTGGGTCGAGCGCCTCGCAGACGCCGGGGTCGATGCCGACGACCCGCGCGAGCGATTCGGCGACACCGTGATTCCTTTCCGGGACCCCGACGGCCTGCACCTCGAACTGGTGGCCCGCGAGGACGCCCCGGCAGGCGACCCGCCAGACGGGCCGGTGCCCGACGAACACGCGATTCGGGGCTTCTTCGGGGTGACGCTCTCGCTGGAGTCGGCCGAACCGACCGCGGACCTGCTGGAGACGATGGGGTTCCGAGAGACCGACAGCGAGCGCCACTGCCGGCGCTACGAGGCCGACGGCGAACTCGGCTACGTCGTGGACGTGTACGAGGACCCGCAGGCCCAGCGGGGCCGACCCGGCGCGGGGACGGTCCACCACGTCGCGTTTCAGGTGACGCGCGAGGACCAACCGGAGTGGCGCGAGATGCTGACCAGCCACGGTCTCCGGCCGACCGAGATAATCGACCGGAAGTGGTTCGAGTCGGTCTACGCCCGGACGAAGGGCGGCGTTCTCTTCGAGTTCGCCACGAAGGAACCGGGCTACACCGTGGACGAGGACATCGAGGAACTCGGCCAGCGCCTCGTCCTCCCGGAGTGGCTTGAAGACCGCCGCGACGAGATAGAAGCGAACCTCCCGGCGTTGCCGACCGGCGGGTCGGGCGAGTAG
- a CDS encoding MBL fold metallo-hydrolase: MAIHSDWGDWLPRAVEDADPEGIAVWYLGCNGFVLKAEETTLYIDPYLGTGDPPRTVRMVPVPFDPEDVAEADAVLATHEHTDHVHGPSQAPILESTGATFYAPDDSLAVARDDENWTDEWDVDDSQFEEVAEGDTFEVGAFTIHVEPAHDPDATHPVSYVVEYDGRTFFHGGDTKPSDEFERLGDEYDINLGVLAFGSVGQIPDKETREPKRTRWYNDENQAVESASALRFDRFLPSHWDMWKGLTADPTALHDHVRSFEYPERLEIAEIGDRVDL; this comes from the coding sequence ATGGCAATCCACAGCGACTGGGGAGACTGGCTCCCGCGAGCGGTCGAGGACGCCGACCCCGAGGGCATCGCGGTCTGGTACCTCGGCTGTAACGGCTTCGTGCTGAAAGCCGAGGAGACCACCCTCTACATCGACCCCTACCTCGGGACCGGCGACCCGCCCCGAACCGTCCGGATGGTCCCGGTGCCCTTCGACCCCGAGGACGTGGCCGAGGCCGACGCCGTGCTGGCGACCCACGAACACACCGACCACGTTCACGGCCCGAGTCAGGCCCCCATCCTCGAATCGACCGGCGCGACCTTCTACGCGCCCGACGACAGCCTCGCGGTCGCCCGCGACGACGAGAACTGGACCGACGAGTGGGACGTAGACGACTCCCAATTCGAGGAGGTCGCGGAGGGCGACACCTTCGAGGTCGGCGCGTTCACGATTCACGTCGAACCCGCCCACGACCCCGACGCGACTCACCCCGTGAGCTACGTCGTGGAGTACGACGGTCGAACCTTCTTCCACGGCGGCGACACCAAGCCGAGCGACGAGTTCGAGCGACTGGGCGACGAGTACGACATCAACCTCGGCGTGCTGGCGTTCGGGAGCGTCGGTCAGATTCCGGACAAGGAGACCCGCGAACCCAAGCGCACCCGGTGGTACAACGACGAGAATCAGGCCGTCGAGTCTGCCAGCGCCCTCCGGTTCGACCGGTTCCTGCCGAGCCACTGGGATATGTGGAAGGGCCTGACCGCGGACCCGACCGCGCTCCACGACCACGTTCGGAGCTTCGAGTACCCCGAGCGACTGGAAATCGCCGAAATCGGTGATAGAGTGGACCTCTGA
- a CDS encoding AAA family ATPase, whose protein sequence is MSDSMTEVVTTNESGVVVEKSFEGDEFAVPAIKFVIRCERDESATLRLADDIPEEFPMDNVGFHPDYENDNWTAYKDHRVQFERELEPGEELVTVYGVRLAEDDDPSTFLGTPTIEDVSPVAVDSGATGADDTDADPVGADPDPDAPNLDGEVGGPDGNTITDIVSEEDSQLVRDVVAGEDDLGLDDDDDPLGTEGEDPLADAGDDPLAASTEEDDPLAESGDDPLGETDALAGSDDESPADDDSESFLEPEDESVGDATETTDEATDEADPGIGDADAGETVGETSDGDESDALGDETPDEQVEAEDPTRPSETADETEAAEPEASPPRPGSVAAALADEIRAGEVEDDDLRAIQRELDVEMPESTNVRIRHLQSRVEDLSAYTEALEAFIDENGVADDIFADFEDDLAAVQADVRAFEDEVQALRTETDDTDERVANLGDDVSAVEGDVDSLESDVESVESDLSEIESDVEGVVEDVNSIEEDVSSVESDVQGVESSVGEVESSVDEIESNLDTLEADLQDLESGLRDEIEATEADLREDLRELEGVRDDVSDLESELGAVDDLRDEVAEIETLREEIEALEGISDEVEALEAELEDAGAVGEEVETLETRLDELEELVGANTDDVTSVGNELETVADELSAVRDELGDVSEATDEIEDVSESVESLSADLDALEENLTARVESVEEDVAAIHDELEGIQEWREQINNVFGN, encoded by the coding sequence ATGAGTGACAGCATGACCGAGGTGGTGACGACGAACGAGAGCGGCGTCGTCGTGGAGAAGTCCTTCGAGGGCGACGAGTTCGCGGTCCCCGCAATCAAGTTCGTGATTCGGTGCGAGCGAGACGAAAGCGCGACCCTCCGACTCGCCGACGACATCCCCGAGGAGTTCCCGATGGACAACGTGGGCTTCCACCCCGATTACGAGAACGACAACTGGACCGCGTACAAGGACCACCGGGTCCAGTTCGAGCGCGAACTCGAACCGGGCGAGGAACTCGTCACGGTCTACGGCGTCCGCCTCGCCGAGGACGACGACCCCTCGACCTTCCTCGGGACGCCGACCATCGAAGACGTTTCGCCGGTTGCGGTCGATTCGGGAGCGACCGGGGCCGACGACACCGACGCCGACCCCGTAGGCGCGGACCCCGACCCGGACGCGCCGAACCTCGACGGTGAGGTCGGTGGCCCGGACGGCAACACCATCACCGACATCGTATCCGAGGAGGACAGCCAACTCGTCCGCGACGTAGTTGCGGGCGAGGACGACCTCGGTCTGGACGACGATGACGACCCACTGGGAACGGAGGGCGAGGACCCCCTCGCCGACGCCGGAGACGACCCCCTCGCGGCCAGCACCGAGGAGGACGACCCGCTGGCCGAAAGCGGCGACGACCCGCTCGGTGAAACCGACGCACTCGCCGGGAGCGACGACGAGTCGCCCGCCGACGACGATTCCGAGAGTTTCCTCGAACCCGAAGACGAGTCGGTCGGCGACGCGACCGAGACCACCGACGAGGCGACGGACGAGGCCGACCCCGGCATCGGCGACGCCGACGCGGGCGAGACCGTCGGAGAGACGAGCGACGGGGACGAGTCCGACGCGCTCGGCGACGAGACCCCGGACGAGCAGGTCGAAGCGGAGGACCCGACGCGACCCTCCGAGACAGCGGACGAGACCGAGGCCGCCGAACCCGAGGCGTCGCCGCCGCGTCCCGGAAGCGTCGCGGCCGCGCTCGCCGACGAGATTCGGGCCGGCGAGGTCGAGGACGACGACCTGCGGGCCATCCAGCGCGAACTCGACGTAGAGATGCCCGAGAGTACCAACGTCCGCATCCGCCACCTCCAGTCGCGCGTCGAGGACCTCTCGGCGTACACCGAGGCCCTCGAAGCGTTCATCGACGAGAACGGCGTGGCCGACGACATCTTCGCCGACTTCGAGGACGATCTCGCCGCGGTTCAAGCCGACGTGCGGGCCTTCGAGGACGAAGTGCAGGCGCTCCGTACCGAGACCGACGACACCGACGAGCGCGTGGCCAACCTCGGCGACGACGTGTCGGCAGTCGAGGGAGACGTGGACAGCCTCGAATCCGACGTGGAAAGCGTCGAGTCGGACCTGAGTGAAATCGAGTCCGACGTCGAAGGCGTCGTGGAAGACGTGAACAGTATCGAGGAGGACGTGAGCAGTGTCGAATCCGACGTGCAGGGCGTCGAGTCTAGCGTCGGCGAGGTCGAATCCAGCGTGGACGAAATCGAGTCGAACCTCGACACGCTCGAAGCCGACTTGCAGGACCTCGAAAGTGGCCTCCGCGACGAGATAGAGGCGACCGAGGCCGACCTGCGCGAGGACCTCCGCGAGCTGGAAGGCGTCCGCGACGACGTGTCTGACCTCGAATCCGAACTCGGCGCGGTGGACGACTTGCGCGACGAGGTGGCCGAAATCGAGACGCTCCGCGAGGAAATCGAGGCGCTGGAGGGCATCAGCGACGAGGTGGAGGCCCTCGAAGCCGAACTCGAAGACGCGGGCGCTGTCGGCGAGGAGGTCGAGACCCTCGAAACCCGACTGGACGAACTCGAGGAACTCGTCGGCGCGAACACCGACGACGTGACCTCGGTCGGCAACGAGTTGGAGACGGTCGCCGACGAACTCTCGGCGGTCCGCGACGAACTCGGCGACGTGAGCGAGGCGACCGACGAAATCGAGGATGTCTCGGAAAGCGTCGAATCGCTGTCTGCTGACCTCGACGCGCTCGAGGAGAACCTGACTGCGCGCGTCGAGAGCGTCGAGGAGGACGTGGCCGCGATTCACGACGAACTCGAAGGCATCCAAGAGTGGCGCGAGCAAATCAACAACGTGTTCGGGAACTGA
- a CDS encoding tyrosine-type recombinase/integrase, with translation MATEQSRSQDGEDSVAYFLQDMTYHGKTDRTRDAYERVLRRFEAFLDNPSENPMGASKTPAEATRRDCMAWMHELRGSVAESTVATYASYLHRFYAYMTQVGEFESNPMTLVVEEMDERIDTNPTRRDISVPEMRTFVAEIRHPLDRAIVVTLLKTGMRAGELCNLDLRDVSMSGVEDATRPQLDGKADSIYVSPEPTIGEAFNGEERSASNKRKRATVIPMDDELTQTLKRWLAIRPDAPSPADPLFTTTREGWGNRVTPDMVYAVVKKYAREYGWHQQGGGAEENVTPHYFRHFFTTHLRDRTGDRGIVKYLRGDVAEDIIDTYTHNWGDRVREVYEQNIYELYCASAEI, from the coding sequence ATGGCGACTGAGCAGTCCCGAAGCCAAGACGGCGAGGATTCGGTCGCGTACTTCCTCCAAGACATGACCTACCACGGGAAGACCGACCGGACCCGAGACGCCTACGAGCGGGTCCTCCGGCGGTTCGAGGCCTTCCTCGACAATCCCTCCGAAAATCCGATGGGGGCCAGCAAGACGCCCGCAGAGGCCACTCGACGCGACTGTATGGCGTGGATGCACGAACTTCGAGGAAGTGTCGCCGAGAGTACGGTGGCCACCTACGCCTCGTACCTCCACCGGTTCTACGCCTACATGACGCAGGTCGGCGAGTTCGAGTCGAACCCGATGACGCTCGTGGTTGAGGAGATGGACGAACGAATCGACACGAATCCGACTCGCCGGGACATTTCGGTGCCGGAGATGCGAACGTTCGTGGCGGAGATACGACACCCTCTCGACCGGGCTATCGTCGTCACCCTGCTCAAGACCGGCATGCGGGCGGGCGAACTCTGTAACCTCGACCTGCGCGACGTGTCGATGTCCGGCGTCGAGGACGCGACCCGCCCGCAACTCGACGGGAAGGCCGACTCGATATACGTCTCGCCGGAACCGACCATCGGCGAAGCCTTCAACGGCGAGGAGCGTTCGGCCTCGAACAAGCGCAAGCGGGCAACCGTGATACCGATGGACGACGAACTGACTCAGACGCTCAAGCGTTGGCTGGCTATCCGGCCCGACGCGCCCTCACCTGCCGACCCGCTTTTCACGACGACCCGAGAGGGCTGGGGAAATCGAGTGACGCCGGATATGGTCTACGCCGTCGTCAAGAAGTACGCTCGTGAGTACGGGTGGCACCAGCAGGGCGGCGGTGCCGAGGAGAACGTCACGCCCCACTACTTCCGACACTTCTTCACGACTCATCTGCGCGACCGGACCGGCGACCGGGGTATCGTCAAATACCTCCGGGGCGACGTGGCCGAGGACATCATCGACACCTACACCCACAACTGGGGCGACCGGGTGCGGGAGGTCTACGAGCAGAACATCTACGAACTCTACTGCGCGTCGGCAGAAATCTAA
- a CDS encoding WD40/YVTN/BNR-like repeat-containing protein, translating to MLLAGTYDGVYRARGPRFDSAEQVLDAGRVMRVRRFEEWDGVFATTKSGLYRSTDGGDSWTDLGVPREEVYSVLGGPDGDRLYAGTHPAHLYVSDDSGETWRELSGLQDLPSRDSWHTPRHRDEAHVRSLGAHADAPDRVVAGIEVGGVHVSDDGGEAWTERRSGVHDDVHHVLVRGPDHYVASCGGGLYRTRDAGETWVRLDDGVEHTYFREAFARDGTLYAAAARSSPGTWQGKRGADAALFESEDDGDTFETVAYPGHPDEVVLAWTADDGHVLAGTNDGRVVFRSSGEWVEGGRLSAGVAALCWV from the coding sequence ATGCTACTCGCAGGAACCTACGACGGCGTGTACCGCGCCCGCGGCCCGCGCTTCGACTCGGCGGAGCAGGTGCTGGACGCCGGGCGAGTCATGCGCGTTCGGCGCTTCGAGGAGTGGGATGGGGTGTTCGCCACCACCAAGTCGGGCCTCTACCGTTCGACCGACGGCGGCGACTCGTGGACCGACCTCGGCGTGCCCCGCGAGGAGGTCTACTCGGTCCTCGGCGGTCCCGACGGCGACCGACTCTACGCCGGGACGCACCCGGCCCACCTCTACGTCTCCGACGATTCGGGGGAGACGTGGCGGGAGCTATCGGGCCTTCAGGACTTGCCCTCGCGCGACTCGTGGCACACGCCGCGCCACCGCGACGAGGCCCACGTCCGGAGTCTCGGCGCGCACGCCGACGCGCCGGACCGTGTGGTCGCCGGAATAGAGGTCGGCGGCGTCCACGTCAGCGACGACGGTGGCGAGGCGTGGACCGAACGCCGGTCGGGCGTCCACGACGACGTGCATCACGTCCTCGTCCGCGGGCCGGACCACTACGTCGCCTCCTGTGGCGGTGGCCTGTACCGGACCCGAGACGCGGGCGAGACGTGGGTCCGATTAGACGACGGCGTAGAACACACCTACTTCCGCGAGGCCTTCGCCCGCGACGGGACGCTCTACGCCGCGGCGGCGCGCTCCTCGCCGGGCACGTGGCAGGGCAAGCGCGGCGCGGACGCGGCGCTGTTCGAGTCCGAGGACGACGGCGACACCTTCGAGACAGTGGCCTATCCGGGCCACCCCGACGAGGTGGTTCTCGCGTGGACTGCCGACGACGGCCACGTCCTCGCGGGCACGAACGACGGGCGCGTCGTCTTCCGGTCGTCGGGCGAGTGGGTCGAAGGCGGTCGGCTGTCGGCGGGCGTGGCCGCGCTCTGCTGGGTGTGA
- a CDS encoding DUF5805 domain-containing protein, with the protein MSGDENVDTSRKTVKTFVPAYQKDEWKRHADELDMSQSEFVRTMVQAGRSDFEFDAPGASESETETDETGSDGENLDEHVLSVLSTTEHLSWDELLDQLTNSIEDRLEETLQQLQTENRVQYSGRHGGYTLISGDDGD; encoded by the coding sequence ATGTCCGGAGACGAGAACGTCGATACTTCTCGGAAAACTGTAAAGACGTTCGTCCCCGCGTACCAGAAAGACGAGTGGAAGCGACACGCCGACGAACTCGACATGAGCCAGAGCGAGTTCGTGCGGACGATGGTGCAGGCCGGTCGGAGCGACTTCGAATTCGACGCACCGGGGGCCTCCGAGTCGGAGACGGAAACCGACGAGACCGGGAGCGATGGCGAAAACTTAGACGAACACGTTCTATCCGTTCTCTCGACCACCGAACACCTGTCTTGGGACGAACTCCTCGACCAACTCACCAACAGCATCGAGGACAGACTGGAGGAGACCCTCCAACAACTCCAGACCGAGAATCGGGTCCAGTACAGCGGCCGCCACGGCGGCTACACCTTGATTTCGGGGGACGATGGCGACTGA
- a CDS encoding dolichyl-phosphate hexose transferase — MGTYNEEAAIGTVLDDVERVTDGRAEVVCVDGSSDRTPEIAREKGARVVEQEPQGYGVAVREALLTPDRPVVVTTDCDDTYPMEQLPEFLAEINRGRDVVSGDRLYWGAEEMPDLNRWGNHAFAALASVLMGEDLLDMLLLDERVHDTTTGMRAYRREVIEDIEWTENTGLSAELLIRPKMRGYDVREIPIAYDERAGETKLDPFTGGAAIAKSIVKVCVQERRRREQRKPDFR; from the coding sequence ATGGGGACCTACAACGAGGAGGCCGCCATCGGAACAGTACTGGACGACGTAGAGCGCGTGACCGACGGTCGGGCCGAAGTCGTCTGCGTCGATGGCTCCTCCGACCGGACGCCCGAAATCGCCCGCGAGAAGGGGGCGAGAGTGGTCGAGCAGGAACCGCAGGGCTACGGCGTCGCGGTGCGCGAGGCCCTGCTGACCCCCGACCGACCGGTGGTCGTGACGACCGACTGCGACGACACCTATCCGATGGAACAACTGCCGGAGTTTCTGGCGGAGATTAACCGAGGTCGGGACGTGGTGAGCGGCGACCGACTCTACTGGGGTGCCGAGGAGATGCCGGACCTGAACCGGTGGGGCAACCACGCTTTCGCCGCGCTGGCGAGCGTGTTGATGGGCGAGGACCTCCTCGACATGCTCCTGCTGGACGAGCGCGTTCACGACACCACCACCGGGATGCGGGCCTACCGCCGGGAGGTCATCGAGGATATCGAGTGGACCGAAAACACCGGTCTCTCGGCCGAACTGCTGATCCGCCCGAAGATGCGGGGCTACGACGTGCGCGAGATTCCCATCGCGTACGACGAGCGCGCCGGCGAGACCAAACTCGACCCCTTCACGGGCGGCGCGGCGATTGCGAAGTCCATCGTGAAGGTCTGCGTGCAGGAGCGACGCCGCCGAGAACAGCGCAAGCCCGACTTCAGGTAG